In Prunus dulcis chromosome 2, ALMONDv2, whole genome shotgun sequence, a single genomic region encodes these proteins:
- the LOC117618570 gene encoding cysteine protease ATG4-like — protein sequence MKGFCERAVASKYSSKSSTESTDRGPSSVCSDSGSRDSKHDKASLWSNFFASAFSIFETHSESSITEKKEIHSRNNGWTEAVRKVVTGGSMRRIHERVLGSSRTGISSASDIWLLGVLYKISQDESSGDAATNNGLRAFEQDFSSRILMTYRKGFDAIGDSKYTSDVNWGCMLRSSQMLVAQALLFHRLGRSWRRPLHKPLDEQYIEILHHFGDSEGSAFSIHNLLQAGKAYDLAAGSWVGPYAMCRSWETLIRCKREGTAFDNQPLPMAVYIVSGDEDGERGGAPVVCIQDASRYCLEFSRGRVDWTPILLLVPLVLGLEKVNPRYIPSLWATFTFPQSLGIMGGKPGASTYIIGVQDEKALYLDPHEVQPAINIRRDDLEADTLSYHCNVIRHIPLDSIDPSLAIGFYCRDRDDFDDFCFRASKLADGSNGAPLFTVTQTHNFPKPVNHSDVLDDSGGVQNDDSFVAPPISDADGSAHEDDWQLL from the exons ATGAAGGGTTTTTGTGAGAGGGCTGTTGCGTCAAAATATTCCTCCAAAAGTTCAACAGAGTCGACAGATAGGGGTCCGTCATCTGTTTGTTCAGATTCAGGATCTAGGGACAGTAAGCACGACAAGGCGTCCCTGTGGTCAAACTTCTTTGCATCTGCCTTTTCAATCTTTGAAACACATAGTGAGTCATCAATTACtgaaaagaaggaaattcATTCTAGAAACAATGGATGGACAGAAGCTGTGAGGAAAGTTGTGACTGGTGGCTCTATGAGGAGGATTCACGAGCGTGTACTTGGATCCAGCAGAACTGGCATCTCTTCTGCTAGTGACATATGGCTTCTTGGTGTGCTCTACAAAATCTCACAAGATGAGTCCTCTGGAGACGCAGCTACCAACAATGGATTAAGAGCATTTGAACAGGATTTCTCATCAAGAATTTTGATGACATATCGTAAAG GTTTTGATGCTATTGGAGATTCAAAGTATACTAGTGACGTAAATTGGGGCTGCATGCTTCGGAGTAGTCAGATGCTTGTAGCCCAG GCATTGCTTTTCCATAGATTGGGAAGATCTTGGAGAAGACCCTTGCACAAG CCTTTAGATGAACAATATATTGAGATCCTGCATCATTTTGGTGATTCCGAAGGATCAGCTTTCTCTATCCACAATCTTCTTCAGGCTGGAAAGGCTTATGACCTTGCTGCCGGGTCATGGGTTGGCCCATATGCCATGTGCCGCTCATGGGAGACTCTAATTCGGTGTAAGAGAGAAGGAACTGCCTTTGATAACCAGCCACTTCCAATGGCTGTTTATATTGTATCTGGGGATGAAGATGGGGAACGGGGTGGAGCCCCAGTTGTCTGCATTCAAGATGCCTCTAGATATTGTTTGGAGTTTTCAAGAGGTCGGGTTGATTGGACGCCTATTCTTTTACTGGTTCCTTTGGTTCTTGGACTTGAAAAAGTCAACCCCAG GTACATTCCATCATTGTGGGCGACATTCACTTTTCCCCAAAGTCTTGGCATCATGGGTGGAAAACCTGGTGCATCAACTTACATTATAGGTGTGCAAGATGAAAAAGCACTTTACCTTGATCCGCATGAAGTTCAGCCG GCAATCAATATAAGACGGGATGATTTAGAGGCTGATACTTTATCTTACCACTGCAA TGTTATACGGCACATTCCCCTTGATTCTATTGATCCATCTTTGGCGATAGGATTTTATTGCCGTGACAGAG atgattttgatgatttttgttttcGAGCTTCCAAGCTGGCAGATGGATCAAACGGTGCTCCGCTGTTCACTGTGACTCAGACGCATAATTTTCCCAAGCCGGTTAACCACAGTGATGTTTTGGATGATAGTGGTGGGGTTCAAAATGATGATTCATTTGTGGCCCCGCCCATAAGTGATGCAGACGGAAGTGCACATGAAGATGACTGGCAACTCCTATGA